One window of Cryptococcus neoformans var. grubii H99 chromosome 11, complete sequence genomic DNA carries:
- a CDS encoding Fe-S cluster assembly protein DRE2 has protein sequence MPAPVPPAAPGHSSTPATQLVLGSMQRAPEYQAIITSLKSAASPSSLVQGEMVDRILDNATTLPPPPLTIHLVLPLPLPPNLLPAIPPSTQIFIHIPADAESQLGTLHAALASHSFTPILPTPSPSTLAYTSPSAPSLPTVTSVPSPAPSSSTSVTLGGARPLQLRRNGDKARKAALWAIDSPLIPDGGKSLLTPADRTRPECVFPAENGKPVKRRRACKDCTCGLKELEQEEDAQTSAAVKEAQKAFFLEGDDDIPENLKKATEGMEGIWPVDKRAEAKKTSSCGSCYLGDAFRCSSCPYLGLPPFKPGEQVQVSIGDDI, from the exons ATGCCTGCCCCCGTGCCCCCGGCTGCTCCCGGCCACTCCTCCACTCCCGCCACCCAGCTCGTGCTTGGCTCCATGCAAAGAGCCCCCGAGTACCAGGCCATCATCACAAGTCTCAAATCTGCCGcatcgccctcctccttggtaCAAGGTGAGATGGTAGACCGCATCTTGGATAACG CCACCactcttccccctccccctctcaCCATTCATCTTGtcctgcctcttcctctcccgccCAATCTGCTTCCTGCTATTCCACCATCTACCCAGATATTCATACATATCCCGGCTGACGCAGAGTCCCAACTTGGCACGTTACATGCCGCCCTTGCTTCTCATTCATTCACTCCCATCCTGCCTacgccttctccatctACGCTTGCCTATACATCACCTAGCGCGCCCTCACTTCCTACCGTCACATCGGTCCCCTCACCCGCGCCTTCCAGCTCAACATCTGTCACTCTAGGTGGCGCTCGTCCTCTACAGCTCCGTCGGAATGGGGACAAGGCTCGCAAAGCTGCTCTTTGGGCGATTGACTCTCCCCTTATTCCTGACGGTGGTAAATCGCTCTTGACTCCTGCAGACCGCACCCGGCCCGAGTGCGTGTTCCCCGCAGAGAATGGGAAGCCCGTCAAGCGACGCAGGGCATGCAAGGATTGCACGTGTGGGTTgaaggagcttgagcaggaggaggatgctcAGACGTCGGCAGCTGTCAAGGAAGCCCAAAAGGCATTCTTTTTggaaggcgatgatgatataCCGGAGAACCTCAAGAAGGCGACggaggggatggaaggtATCTGGCCGGTGGATAAGAGAGCAGAAGCCAAGAAGACGAGCAGCTGTGGTAGTTGTTACCTGGGAGATGCGTTTAGGTGCTCGAGTTGTCCATATCTCG GCCTTCCTCCCTTTAAGCCAGGCGAGCAAGTCCAGGTTTCCATTGGCGATGATATCTAA